The Setaria italica strain Yugu1 chromosome IX, Setaria_italica_v2.0, whole genome shotgun sequence genome has a window encoding:
- the LOC101773802 gene encoding pentatricopeptide repeat-containing protein At4g37170, translating to MPSRGASLRMKRPSFSVSATTASQLHDSIDRLLPLLRADAFHASAARALAAAAASLRPPSTLLSNRILHLLSSHPATLPDALALLSSLPSPDVCSYNTLVAALARSPRGLASARALFDRMPRRDHFSWSAIVSAHARHGQPRAALALYRRMLREPGSAGADNEFTASSALTAATAARCARAGRELHCHVVRRGIDADAVVWSALADMYAKCGRVDDARSVFDRMPVRDVVSWTAMVERYFDAGRGGEGFRLFVHMLWSGIRPNEFTYAGVLRACAEFTSEKLGRQVHGRMAKSRAGDSCFAESALMNMYSKCGDMGAAMRVFEVMPKPDLVSRTAVISGYAQNGQPEEALRYFDLFLRSGFMPDHVTFVGVLSACAHAGLVNKGLEVFHSIKNEYGIEHTADHYACVVDLLSRSGQFELAEEMINKMSVKPNKFLWASLLGGCRIHKNVRLARWAAEALFEIEPENPATYVTLANIYASVGLFDEVENVRRIMESKGITKMPASSWIEAGKRVHVFLVGDKSHPQAEEIYAFLKKLYVKMREEGYVADTGFVLHDVEDEQKEQDIGYHSERLAVAFGIIATPGDAPIKVFKNLRICGDCHTTIKFISRIVQREIIVRDSNRFHHFKNGSCSCRDYW from the coding sequence ATGCCGTCGCGCGGCGCCTCTCTCCGCATGAAGCGCCCCTCCTTCTCAGTGTCGGCGACCACGGCGTCGCAGCTCCACGACTCCATCGaccgcctcctcccgctcctccgcgccgacGCCTTCcacgcctccgccgcgcgcgctctcgccgcggccgccgcttcgCTCCGGCCGCCCTCCACGCTCCTCTCCAACCGCATCCTGCACCTGCTCTCCTCCCACCCGGCCACGCTCCCGGACGCGCtggccctcctctcctctctccccagCCCCGACGTGTGCTCCTACAACACCCTCGTCGCTGCGCTCGCCCGCTCCCCGCGCGGCCTCGCCTCCGCGCGCGCGCTGTTCGACCGAATGCCCCGGAGGGATCATTTCTCCTGGTCCGCCATCGTCTCCGCCCACGCGCGCCACGGCCAGCCCCGCGCCGCGCTTGCGCTCTACCGTCGGATGCTGCGTGAGCCCGGGAGCGCCGGCGCGGACAACGAATTCACCGCGTCCAGCGCGCTCACCGCGGCCACTGCCGCCcggtgcgcgcgcgcggggagGGAGCTGCACTGCCACGTGGTCAGGAGAGGGATCGACGCGGATGCCGTCGTCTGGAGCGCGCTCGCAGACATGTACGCCAAGTGCGGGCGTGTGGACGACGCGAGGAGCGTGTTCGACCGGATGCCTGTCCGGGACGTCGTTTCTTGGACGGCCATGGTGGAGAGGTACTTCGATGCCGGGCGTGGCGGTGAAGGCTTCAGGCTCTTCGTCCACATGCTGTGGAGCGGCATTCGACCTAATGAGTTCACGTACGCGGGGGTTCTGCGTGCCTGTGCAGAATTCACCTCCGAGAAACTCGGGAGGCAGGTGCATGGTCGAATGGCAAAGAGCAGGGCAGGGGACTCATGCTTTGCAGAGAGCGCGCTTATGAACATGTACTCCAAATGTGGGGACATGGGGGCTGCAATGCGCGTCTTTGAGGTGATGCCAAAGCCAGACTTGGTGTCGCGGACCGCCGTGATATCTGGCTATGCCCAGAATGGGCAGCCAGAGGAGGCGTTGCGTTACTTTGACTTGTTCTTGAGGTCTGGATTCATGCCTGATCATGTCACATTTGTTGGTGTTCTATCTGCATGTGCTCATGCCGGCCTGGTCAATAAAGGTCTGGAGGTCTTCCATTCGATAAAGAATGAGTATGGCATTGAGCACACTGCTGATCATTATGCTTGCGTGGTCGATCTCCTCAGCCGATCAGGCCAGTTTGAGCTAGCAGAAGAGATGATCAACAAAATGTCCGTGAAGCCCAACAAGTTCCTGTGGGCGTCCTTGCTTGGTGGTTGCCGAATTCACAAAAATGTCCGCCTCGCAAGATGGGCAGCTGAAGCATTGTTTGAAATAGAACCTGAAAATCCAGCAACCTATGTTACTCTAGCCAATATTTATGCGTCAGTTGGTCTGTTTGATGAAGTTGAGAATGTGAGACGGATCATGGAGTCAAAGGGCATAACTAAAATGCCAGCCTCAAGTTGGATCGAAGCTGGGAAAAGAGTGCATGTATTTCTTGTTGGGGATAAGTCGCATCCTCAAGCTGAAGAAATATATGCATTTCTGAAGAAGCTGTATGTGAAGATGAGGGAAGAAGGGTATGTGGCAGACACCGGCTTTGTTCTTCATGATGTAGAAGACGAGCAGAAGGAGCAGGACATTGGTTACCACAGTGAGCGGCTTGCTGTTGCTTTTGGGATCATTGCCACTCCCGGGGATGCTCCTATCAAGGTTTTCAAGAATTTGCGCATTTGTGGAGACTGTCATACCACTATTAAGTTCATATCACGGATCGTGCAGAGAGAGATCATTGTCAGGGACTCTAACAGATTCCACCACTTCAAGAATGGGAGTTGTTCATGCAGAGATTATTGGTGA
- the LOC101762572 gene encoding glucose-induced degradation protein 8 homolog: MFLSRIVLRDLDSIDSPASMASSKKVVTRDEWERKLRDVKIRKEDMNRLVMNFLVTEGFVDAADKFRIESGTQPEIDLATITDRMEVKKAVQSGNVQEAIEKINDLNPTILDTNPQLYFHLQQQKLIELIRAGKISEALEFAQEELAPRGEENQTFLEEIEKTVALLVFEDVKNCPYGELLDVSQRLKTASEVNAAILTSQSHEKDPKLPSLLKMLLWTQNQLDEKVAYPRIDDFATAELKDPSI, translated from the exons ATGTTCCTCTCCCGCATCGTCCTACGCGACCTGGACTCCATCGACTCCCCGGCCTCCATGGCGTCCTCGAAGAAGGTGGTGACCCGCGACGAGTGGGAGCGGAAGCTCCGCGACGTCAAGATCCGCAAGGAGGACATGAACCGCCTCGTCATGAACTTCCTCGTCACCGAGGGATTCGTTGACGCCGCCGACAAGTTCCGCATCGAGTCCGGCACCCAGC CGGAGATTGACCTGGCGACCATCACGGATCGGATGGAGGTTAAGAAAGCAGTACAATCGGGCAATGTTCAGGAGGCCATCGAGAAAATCAACGATCTTAACCCCACG ATTCTGGACACAAATCCCCAGCTATACTTTCATCTTCAGCAACAGAAACTAATAGAATTGATTCGCGCGGGAAAAATAAGTGAGGCTTTGGAGTTTGCTCAGGAAGAACTCGCACCAAGGGGTGAAGAAAAT CAAACATTTCTTGAGGAAATAGAGAAAACCGTAGCACTACTGGTTTTTGAAGATGTAAAAAATTGCCCTTATGGGGAACTGTTGGATGTTTCTCAACGTTTGAAAACTGCAAGTGAAGTTAATGCTGCTATTCTTACAAGCCAAAGTCACGAGAAAG ATCCGAAGCTTCCAAGCCTGTTAAAGATGTTGCTTTGGACTCAAAATCAACTGGACGAAAAGGTGGCATATCCACGAATTGATGACTTCGCCACTGCAGagctgaaagatccatctataTGA
- the LOC101763258 gene encoding peroxidase N, which produces MEHNYSCSRDVNCLAALLLAALCLGAAVVARGQLTDDFYDDCCPQAEDIVKARVSAAMKAEARMGASLLRLHFHDCFVNGCDGSILLDGSNSEKLAGPNLNSARGFEVVDAIKADLEKACPGVVSCADVLALAAKYGVLLSGGPDYDVLLGRRDGLVANQSGANSNLPGPFDPISDIIKKFRDVGLNTTDVVVLSGGHTIGRGRCTLFSNRLSNFSATSSVDPTLDSSLASSLQALCRGGDGNQTAALDAGSADAFDNHYFQNLLSQKGLLSSDQGLFSGAGANATKALVQLYGANSERFLCDFGRSMVKMGNILPLTGSAGQIRKNCRAVN; this is translated from the exons ATGGAGCACAACTACTCCTGCAGCAGAGACGTGAACTGCCTGGCGGCCCTGCTGCTCGCCGCGCTGTgcctgggcgccgccgtggTGGCGCGGGGCCAGCTGACGGACGACTTCTACGACGACTGCTGCCCGCAGGCGGAGGACATCGTCAAGGCGCGCGTGTCCGCCGCGATGAAGGCCGAGGCCCGCATGGGCGCCTCCCTGCTCAGGCTccacttccacgactgcttcgtcaac GGTTGCGACGGGTCCATCCTGCTGGACGGGAGCAACAGCGAGAAGCTGGCGGGGCCGAACCTGAACTCGGCCAGGGGGTTCGAGGTCGTCGACGCCATCAAGGCCGACCTCGAGAAGGCGTGCCCGGGggtcgtctcctgcgccgacgtcctcgccctcgccgccaaGTACGGAGTGTTGCTG AGCGGTGGGCCGGACTACGACGTCCTGCTGGGCAGGAGGGACGGCCTGGTGGCGAACCAGTccggtgctaacagcaacctgCCTGGACCGTTCGACCCCATCAGCGACATCATAAAGAAGTTCAGGGACGTGGGTCTGAACACAACCGACGTGGTCGTTTTATCAG GAGGCCACACGATCGGCCGGGGGCGGTGCACGCTGTTCAGCAACCGGCTGTCCAACTTCTCGGCGACGAGCTCCGTGGACCCGACGCTGGACTCGTCCCTGGCGTCCAGCCTGCAAGCCCTCTGCCGGGGCGGGGACGGCAACCAGACGGCGGCGCTGGACGCCGGCTCCGCGGACGCGTTCGACAACCACTACTTCCAGAACCTGCTCAGCCAGAAGGGCCTCCTGTCCTCCGACCAGGGCCtcttctccggcgccggcgccaacgCCACCAAGGCGCTCGTGCAGCTCTACGGCGCCAACAGCGAGCGCTTCCTCTGCGACTTCGGCCGCTCCATGGTCAAGATGGGCAACATCCTCCCCCTCACCGGCTCCGCCGGCCAGATCCGCAAGAACTGCCGCGCCGTCAACTGA
- the LOC101774206 gene encoding glutathione S-transferase T3 — protein sequence MSDETDVDALSLSMPLEDNVTPASGGKGSTKRSSNYTPQEDMQLCMSWESISMDPIVANEQPGKAYWKRIAEHFHANRTFHSDKNVNSLEHRWDMIKKECGKFQACYEQVERRHPSGVPYKEHLLEAQAMFTTMPPKKAFQFIHCWLKVRNCPKFQAIDKSHKRPRPSKSSTLSEKGAEEEEGDENGKSQTSDSARASQTKRPIGRKEAKQRLKTGGDAGPYKEAIEELILDKKEQKKLREEEKKLKEERWNETRMIHQQKISLEKEKFMWEQEQRIMFCDVSTLDPDQKTYVLAMRAHIAAQKMAAFNSGFGSGFDGGFDSSKGGDVNGASQ from the exons ATGTCCGATGAGACTGATGTCGATGCATTGAGCTTATCAATGCCACTTGAAGACAATGTCACTCCGGCAAGTGGTGGAAAAGGAAGCACCAAACGATCAAGCAATTACACTCCACAGGAGGATATGCAATTGTGCATGTCATGGGAGAGTATCAGCATGGATCCTATTGTTGCAAATGAGCAGCCGGGCAAGGCATATTGGAAAAGAATTGCTGAGCACTTCCATGCCAACCGCACTTTTCATTCTGATAAGAATGTAAACTCACTTGAGCATCGCTGGGACATGATTAAGAAGGAATGTGGAAAGTTTCAGGCCTGCTATGAGCAAGTTGAGCGTCGACATCCAAGCGGCGTACCATATAAGGAGCAT CTTCTTGAAGCCCAAGCAATGTTCACTACCATGCCACCAAAGAAGGCATTTCAGTTTATTCACTGTTGGCTCAAGGTGAGGAATTGTCCCAAGTTTCAAGCAATAGATAAATCGCACAAGAGACCAAGGCCCAGCAAGTCTTCCACACTATCTGAGAAAGgtgctgaagaagaagagggagatgagaaTGGTAAGAGTCAGACCTCTGATTCAGCACGGGCAAGCCAAACTAAGAGGCCAATTGGAAGGAAGGAAGCAAAGCAAAGGTTGAAGACCGGAGGAGATGCAGGTCCAtataaagaagctattgagGAGTTGATCTTGGATAAGAAGGAGCAGAAGAAActgagggaggaggagaaaaaactGAAGGAGGAGAGATGGAACGAGACGAGGATGATTCATCAGCAAAAGATATCCTTGGAAAAGGAAAAGTTCATGTGGGAGCAAGAACAAAGGATCATGTTCTGTGATGTGAGCACCTTGGATCCGGATCAAAAGACCTATGTGTTGGCAATGAGGGCACATATTGCAGCCCAAAAGATGGCTGCCTTCAATAGTGGATTTGGCAGTGGGTTTGATGGTGGGTTTGACTCTTCTAAAGGTGGTGATGTCAATGGAGCATCACAATAG